One Candidatus Culexarchaeum yellowstonense genomic region harbors:
- a CDS encoding ATP-binding cassette domain-containing protein has product MEYAITVQGLTKRYEDVTAVDHISFEVKEGEIFGFLGPNGAGKTTTIRILTCLIKPDGGKAFVAGFDVLKDPIKVKQRIGVVPEISNVYVDLTAWENLVLIGKLYGMPMQKVRENATNLLKEFGLYEVKDKLARAFSKGMRQRLLLCMALVNDPEILFLDEPTSGLDVESARILREKIISYNREGKTVFLSTHNMEEANQLCHRIAVINHGRIAAIDTPENLRAQSMELQYIEVAFNKTVNVEEFSRNTSVNKVMPAGNKVRIYTVDPSTVIEDLVEYAKRNNLRILSLNTMMPSLEDVFLKLIRGKEVTAR; this is encoded by the coding sequence ATGGAATACGCAATAACCGTCCAGGGATTGACAAAACGTTATGAGGATGTAACTGCAGTGGATCATATAAGCTTTGAAGTTAAGGAGGGGGAAATCTTCGGATTTCTAGGGCCAAATGGGGCTGGAAAGACTACGACTATCAGAATATTAACGTGTTTGATAAAGCCTGATGGTGGTAAGGCTTTTGTAGCCGGCTTTGATGTTTTGAAAGATCCCATTAAAGTGAAGCAACGCATTGGGGTTGTTCCGGAAATTTCAAACGTCTATGTGGATTTAACGGCATGGGAAAACTTGGTTTTAATAGGAAAGCTTTATGGTATGCCAATGCAAAAAGTTAGGGAGAACGCCACAAATCTACTGAAGGAGTTTGGATTATATGAGGTTAAGGATAAACTTGCCAGAGCCTTCTCCAAGGGGATGAGGCAGAGGCTCCTATTATGCATGGCTTTAGTTAACGATCCAGAAATTCTCTTCTTGGATGAGCCTACCTCTGGACTTGATGTTGAGAGTGCAAGAATTCTACGTGAAAAGATAATTAGTTATAATAGGGAGGGGAAGACGGTTTTCCTATCAACCCACAACATGGAAGAAGCAAACCAGCTATGTCACAGAATAGCCGTAATAAACCATGGCCGTATAGCAGCCATAGATACCCCTGAAAATCTCAGAGCTCAAAGTATGGAGCTCCAGTACATTGAAGTAGCCTTCAATAAAACCGTAAACGTGGAGGAATTTTCAAGAAATACAAGCGTTAATAAGGTTATGCCTGCAGGGAATAAAGTGCGCATATACACTGTTGATCCATCCACAGTAATAGAGGATCTAGTGGAGTATGCTAAAAGGAATAATCTGCGCATTTTAAGTTTAAACACCATGATGCCATCCCTAGAAGATGTATTCCTGAAACTCATAAGGGGGAAGGAGGTGACCGCCCGATGA
- a CDS encoding PadR family transcriptional regulator, which yields MCNGRGCGCWHEYPERGWIQFLIMRILYEKPMHGYQLLEEIESRSEGCHKLEPGSIYTLLRRMEERGLLESKWERGEGGLERRVYKLTSKGVEALKMGLTSIVKRKRLFEDLINFYYENFEKQKEGEKGNV from the coding sequence ATGTGTAATGGGAGAGGCTGTGGATGCTGGCATGAATATCCAGAGCGGGGATGGATACAATTCCTCATAATGCGAATTCTCTATGAAAAGCCAATGCATGGCTACCAACTCCTAGAAGAAATTGAGAGTAGGAGTGAGGGATGCCACAAACTTGAGCCTGGCTCTATTTATACTCTCCTGAGGAGGATGGAGGAACGCGGCCTATTAGAGTCAAAATGGGAAAGGGGGGAGGGAGGGCTGGAAAGGCGTGTTTATAAGTTGACCAGTAAGGGTGTTGAAGCTCTGAAGATGGGATTGACATCAATAGTCAAGCGTAAGAGGCTGTTTGAAGACCTCATAAACTTCTATTATGAAAATTTTGAAAAACAGAAGGAAGGTGAAAAGGGAAATGTGTAA